The window TTTACCTAATGTTAACTGAAATGACAAAGTAAAGAGTTGCGTGGAAGGGATAAACACAAAGTTGGTCAAAGTGTTTCTGACCACATGGAGGGTTGGGCTGCAGAAAAGACAGCACTGAAAACCACAAGTGTCTGGTTTCCTCAAATCACTACTTTTCTggttaaaaacaaacaggaagaaaaggctATTTTGGCAGCAGGTTTCTCAGGTCCTGGGGAGAAGCCTGGCTGTCCCTGTGCTTGGGGGACACAGATCAGCCCTGGGGGTGACACACTGGATGTCACAGCCAAGTCTGAGCCCTCTGCTCTGGCTTCCCCAAAATGCTTCACACAGGGCAGAGATGCCCCTGCCCTGGCCTCCCTCTCCTGGAGGGGATCTGCCTCCACCCCCAGCACCAAGTCCAGTGTGGCTGTCCCCACAGTGTCCCACCTGCCACCCCATCCCCGCTCGGTGCTGGAGCACAGACCCACCCTGCCCCAGGCGGAGCCACCCCCAGTCCCAACCCTGTGCCACCAAGCAGCCGATGTCCCCTCCCCAAGCACCCCCAGAAAAGGGATGTGTCACCCTGTCCCTCACACCCCAAAAAAGATGCTGCTGTGCCACGACTGTTCAGAGAAGGAGTTCTGGGCTGGGGTGTGCCTGCTCTGGAGATGTCCCTGAACCCTGGGAACAGCCACTGTGGGCAAGGTGATCTCTGCAGCTGGACATCCCGTCTCCAGGCTAGTAATAGTCCTCCTCGCTCTCCATGTAGTCCTCAGGTGTTGTACGGGGCTTTGGCAGGGAAAAGCCCGTCAAGTTGAGCTGATCTGAAACAGCAGCGTGAGGTCAATGTGACATTGCCCACCCCAGTGCCTGTCCCCTTCCCCCCCAGGACCAAAGCCAAACCATGCACAGCAGCTCCCACCATATCAGTCTACCCTGCCCAAACCCCTTTGTCCCTGTGAGAGCGTGGGGACAAGGACGTGGTGCTCACCCGGTGTGAAGACAGTCAGGCTGGCTAACGCCACCACCTCCCCGACACTGTTCCTGGCGAAGCAGCGATAGGTGCCTTCGTCCGTCACCCGCACGCCCTGGATCTGGAGCCAGCCCGTCACTTCGTATTTCTGGGGGCCACCTCTGAACTGCAAGAGGGGGGGATTTCAGTTAGTGCTGGGGCCAGGAAAGCCCTGCATAGGGCTAGGATGGGTGGGAAGGGGGATACAAGCCCAGGGAAACTCTTTGACCCCCACTAAGTACCACTCTGGGGACAGAGGCAGATCCCCTGATGCGGGTCCCCCCTTTTTCCCACCAcccaggggaggtggggggaatggACACCTTCTTGCCCCCAGGAGAACCTTGGAGCCCTGTTTTGGGCAGGACCCCAGAGATGTGCCCTGGACTCCTAGCTGTGTCCCCACTGTCACCATGGTCCCCAAACAGTGGGAGGATGCTGGGGTCAGTGCTCTGCGGGGTGACAGAAGCAAGGAGGCATCTGTGCCATGGGCACAGCTAGCCTGGCATGGCTCAGAGGAGACCCGAATCCCCTGTTTCGGCAGGCAGCAAGGTCCCAGGATTGCTCTGGCATCAACCATGCTATTTTCTGTTTGTCCCCAGcaagaaataacattttcctgacccatctgggctgcagctgtgtttgCAGGCTGCTATTATGGTGCAGTGGCCAGGGGTGGAGAACAGCTGAGTCTCCTCCAGCCAGGCAGGGTAGCCCTGCTCAGGGTGAAGGTCCTCGGCTATGGGGTGGCATGAAGGTCAGAAAGATGGAGGGGGATCAGCACATCACCCCTCCACGGTGCTGGGTCCCAACCGCTCCCCTGGCTCCCCTCATTCATCCCACCACAGTTTTCTCCCCAACAGTGTCTGGCTGTGGTGCACAGCCCCTATGCCTCTGCCCACACCCTCTAATAGCTGGGTATGCCCAGCTGGGCACTATATTTGGGGCCGACAGCAGGCAGGATGCTGACCCCTGGGCCTGCCTGCTCTGGGAGGTAAACCCTGCTTGGAGTGGCAGGCAGAAAAGGGCAGGGACTGCCCGAGTCTGCTGGTGGGAGCAGAGGATAACCCAGGCTGGAAGGTGCTTCAGGAGGTCCTTTCCTCCAGCCCTGCTGGTGGGGCTGTGAGTGAAGCCAGCAGGCAGAGCAAACtcaaggcagggaggtggaaaACTCCCTGCTGCAGGACTCTGCAGGTCCTAAAAAATATTCATAAGTTCAAATACTACTAGAGAAAATTGCAGAAGAGAGCTATGCTGGTGGGTCCTACCGCTGAGACAGCAGCCCTGGCTCAGTCAGTCCTCATGGTGTGCAGGCTCCAGTCACCCCTTCTCATCCCCAGGCAGCCAGGCTTGGCCACCCCCAGAGGATGACCACCCTGAGGTCTGGTTGCCCACAAGCTCTGGGAAGGGCTGGGTCACCCCAGGGCCATGTCCAATGACCTAGGCACAAGGCTTACCTGGACAGAGATGTGGGGGTCATCTCCAGGCAGCAGCATCTCCATGCCATCCTTCCTCCACTCAATGGATGCCATGGGGTAGGCGAAGACCTCACAGCCAAAGATGACATCCTGCCCAGTGATGTTCCATGTGTCATAGGGAGGAGAGGTGATCTGGggctctggggaggggggacaggaGAGCAGGGTGGGCTCAGAAAAGGTCCCATGGGCTCTCCTGGGCTGATCCCCTCTGGGGTGGCAGCATTTGGCTCGCATAGAGATGCTGGGACCCTTCCCATGCCCCTCTCCTCTCTCACTGTTGGCAGATCCTCATCTTGCCCCAGGACACGGTCCCTCCTCACAGCTGGGACTGGGgactccctccccagcccccctggcCCATGGTGGGGTTGCCATCCCTCCTGGCCTCACTTTCCCCACCTGCACAGTGATGCAGTGATGCACAGAGACACAGGGGCAGCAGGAACAGTTTGATAACAGCAACGCTACAAAGCGAAGCTCTCCTGCGCAATCGGAGCACACTCCTCCTGCGGGGGAGAGGCCGAGGAGCACTCATCCAGCCCAAGGCTGGTGGGGATGCATGAGGCAGATGAGCTTCCAGCCAAACGAGGCCTCTTTTCTGGCACAGGGCTCATGCCAGCAATTAAGGGAGCAAGCAGGTCCCTGGCTGCTGTACAGAGCCAATACCTCCAGGTCCCACATCCCTTCCCTGGAGGGATGGAGTGAGGACTACTCTTCCTACCCACACCTGCCCCAGGAGCTGGCCCATAGCATGAGCCAGAAGTCAAGGGAAGGCCTTCACCTCTCAATATACCTGGGGGAAAAAACTCGAGGTCATGATgatctgcagaaaataaagtcAACCTTGATGCACCTTGTGCTGTGGTGACAGCACTGGGTGACCTGTGCCAGACTGGGGCATGGCCTCCCcgccactgcctgtcccccccAGCTGGGTTTTAAATGAGTAATGAAAATCACGCAGCCAAGTCAAACCGACCCAGGTTTCCATTTGCAGGAGGCAGCCGCATTTCTCAGGAGCGATGGGCCAGCATGAACCCACCACTGCCGCCAAGAATTCACTAACAATTCCCTGGAACTTCCCCATCTGCTCCGGCAGGATTTGCTGCTTCCCATAAACCCTGCTCCCACTTGGCAAAGCTGCTCCCAAACCTCTCCAGGCACTGGATCTGCAggggctgccctggagcagccGGGTGGGGGGACTAGGGGGGACCTGCCACTGTACGACACCCCTGTGGACACTGTGGGTTTGCTGCCAGGTGAAATAATTAAGCCAGACCCCTTTCTTGTCCATTCCTGAGAGGTATGAGCCTCCATCCTGGGCACTACCTGACTCGCAGGGACCCTCGTGGGCCATGGTGAGGTTGGCATCAGGGTGAGCACGGGCAGCCTCCAGGAACCTGCAGATCTGGGTGTAGGTTTTGCCATCGGAGCCGCAGAGGGCCAGGCGGGAGAGGCAGACGCACTGGGGCTCGGGCACTTCTCCATGCCGCAGGTCCCCAGCATCCAGCCGGCACTCCAGGTGCTCCCCACACTTGCCGTAGAAGTGGTTGGTGTTGTCCAGGTCGCAGATCTGTCCCTCCAGGTTGGCACACTCCCAGCAGCAGTCGCAGGCATCCCGCACCATGCCAGCCAGGCACCCACGTGGTGCCGGGCACTCCTCTGGCCGGCACTCGGTGCAgccctccccttcctccagcaGCCGCTGCCAGCCCCGCTGGAGGTAGTCGGAGGTGCTGGGAAAAGCCTGGCCCAGCTGGAGCGAAGCCCAGTGCAAGGAGAGCAAGGAAAGCATGAGGCAAGAGGAGCTTAGGGTCTTGACTTCAGACATCCTCACAGCAGCTCCTCTATCCCAGTCCCACCATCACTTGGACAGGAATCTCTGGCACTGCTCTGGCCTCCCTGGCTAGATTTGAGGAGCCATCCTGGCCTGCAAGGAGGGAGGATATATGTGCATGAAGCGTCTCCCACTCCTCTGGCTCCCTGCTGGTTTGCTATGAGCAGCAGGTCGGTCCCAACCCCtctcacccccagccccacagccatgTCCTTTCCACCCTGGGGCTCCCCAACCAGCTCCTGCCCCGAGATGTTGAGTATCCTCCAGTGGGATGGGTCTGCTGACCCCAGACCCACCAGGTTTCATCCTTCTTCCCTGGCAGCCTGATGGGAAGAGCCCAGCATCCTCTGACCCCACCACGGCCTGGGGAACTacagggctggcaggggaccAGACAGGCTGCTCTACACTGTCATGGCTCACAGTTTGTACCCTGCTCCTCATCTCCTCTCAGGAAGCTGTTCTCAAGCCAGGCGcccctttcctttccccattGCTTTGCAAGAGTCACGAggccttttttcctccctcaccaCCCAGACAAGCAGAGTGGAGCGGCTGATCCTGCAGACAAGGGGTTCTTTCCATACTggaggcagccagctgagaggagcagagccaggaggaTGCTCTCAGTCACGCCTGGCTTTtgtcctcctcccctccctgcaccaATAACCCCTCTTTTTAGTCTCCACCCACCTGAGCAGGGGAAGAATCACCCCCCCAAGAAAGCTCTGTGACCCCCTCAGTTATCACACAGGCAACTGAGACTGAGCATGGGGGAGCTCAGAAGCACAAGGGGGAAGTCAGTGGACTGGCAGCAGGTCAGCCTGTGCCGGCACAGCGGGGTCCCTGTCCCCAAACCCCAAGCCTGCATTACCCCCTAACCCTGGGGGAGTGATCTGCCCCGGGCTTCCCATCTCTGCTGGGGGACGTGTGTGGTCTCAGAGCCTGTCCCCAGAGGGGGTGACGATGAACTGAACCCCTTTGTGAACACCCCCCAGCTCCTGGTTACATCCTGGCTCTCTTCCCTGAGATGGAGTGAAATTACGGTCCCTGTCCCAGGGCCACCCAGCACGAGTGAGCGTGGCTGGGGAGGGGACCCAGGCAGCCggctgccccctcctctcctGTTGGGAACAGCACTGAAGGGCAGGCTGTGGCCCCCCCAGCTGCACCCCGCagaccccccacccctccagggCTAATGCAGCCCAAAGCTGGGGTGGGGTGATGGGGATGGTGGGTTACACACACGTGCACCCCCCCGGATAACAAACTGAGAAGCTCTGACCCGTTTATTGGAGACCACCGAGCCCCCCAGGGGTGGAAAGGGGGAGGGTGTCCCGGTGCtggagcgcccccccccccagccctccctacCCTGGGCTGTACCGAGCAAGGCTCCAGCCCCTGATGGATGTGGGGTGCCAGAGAAGGGGGAGATAACTGCAAAGTTTGTCTCTGGCTCCCCAAGTCCGGGCTGCAGGCGCTGGGGGTCCCGACTGAGTCCTGGGAAGGGCCAGAGTGTCCCCTGGGGCCCCCCGGGAGCCACCCCGCCGTAAGCCGCCACTTACCGGAGGTGCCGGTGCCGGGGAGCGGCGGTTTCGGGGGGCGGCGAGCGGGCAGGCGCGGGTGCGCAGTGGCCGTGGCGGCGGGGCTGCTGGCCCCCGGCTGCTCCGGCACCCGCCGTGATGTCAGCGAAACGTGAGTCCCCCCGCCCCTCTCCGGGCCCGCGGCCCATCCCTGGACCGGCACCCGGGCTGGCCGGCACCCCTTCCCTGCCGCGGTCCCGCCACCCACTGCACCCCGGCCCCGGGGCTCTGCCGCTCCGGCCCCCCCGACACCAGCACCTCCCCGCGGACCCCGACACTGGGGTCACCCCAAACCGTGTGTGGGGACCTGGGCGATGCTCAGCTCCATCCACGGGGCAGGAGTGGGCCGGAATGGGGGGCAGAGCCCACCTTAGCAGGGGTCTGTGCGGACAAGTGAATGGGAGGGGAAAAGCAGGGGGTGGGCATGGCTGGGGAAGTAGGCAAAAGCATCTCTCAACTTGTAATTTGGATGGGAAACACAAGCTGAAACACTGAGCAGCTGCTGTAATTAAATGGGGGGATAATTCCTGGGGGATATCTGTGCTCACCCCACCCTGGGAGCCAGGTATGAAGGGGGTATTGGGGTGCAAGCAATGACATTACCTTGGCTGGAACAGAGCCGCTGGGAGCAGTGGTGGGGGTGCTTCACGCCACGGCAGTGCAAACCTGCGTGCACGGGGCTGTGGCTCCAGAGCCCCCCAGCAAGCTGCCTCGCTGCTCCCTGCCTCAATTCCCCTGGCCCTGAGGAGCGGGGGCCTAGCGTGCCTTTGCAGCATAAACACGCCATGCACTTGCATCTTGCTCCCACTGCTGTGGTGGGGGGGATCCCACAGCCTGCTCCCCTCCTCCAAGTGAGGAATTTGTGGGATTTGTTTCCCCAGTGAAGCTCAGGCAAAGAAAAGCCATTGCAGGACCCCTTGAAGGATCTGGTTTCCTTCACCATGCTgcaaaaatctgcttttgctttccaaCACCCTCCTGCAAATTCGTTCCGGGCTCCAGGGCTTTTGCTCAGTCATGTTGTGAATCCGGCCGTGGCTAACGACGGAAAATGCGCCAGGCTTCAGCCCCCCTAAATCCGCCTTTGCTGGCCAACCCCCcctccagctctctgctgcagAGGGGGGTTTCCTACCGGTTCTGCGTTCAGTCTCACATCCCGCTCCCCCTCCGCGGCCCCCAGCCCCTTGGCTCAGGGCTgcctcccttcccagctccccTTGCCTGGCCCATCGCGTGCGGTCCCAGCGTGCTGCAGGTTTTTGAGCCCCCCATCCACTAGTCGCCGAGCAGCTGGGGCTTCAGCTGCTTTGGGATCAGGGAAAAATGTCAGGAGGGGCTGAGGGTTTCCTACATGCACCCCCAGAGCTGGTTCAGAGCCTGAGCAGAGGACAGGATGATGGTGACCCAGCCGAGGGTGCTGAGCCTCCCAGGCTGCCCCCACCGTGCCCCAGTTCCCTGCCTTGGGACAAAGCACTGCCTGCACATTTGGGCATCCCTGCGCTAAGCGCACCCTCGCCTGCCCCATGCAGTGGCCAAAGCCTGGCCCCAGATGACAACTTCAGCCCACAGAGCTCCTGGCCAGCACAGAAATAGAGCCACTGCTGAAAAGTGGGGCCAGCGATACTCCCTGGTTATTTGCTTCTCTTGCCCTTGGCAGGGGGGCAAGGGGGGGACAGGCCCCAATGCGGCTGCCCTTCCCCACATATGAGGGCCCCAGCCCTGGTTCCTTCTCCCACATGCCATGGCCCAGGCGCCTggcatgtccctgtccccatggggTTACCATGGCTTCTGGGTGGCTGGAGTCATCCAAGCATCACTGCAACATCTGCCACTTGCAAGGTGGGGAGAGACCACATCTGCGGATGGAGATCCCCTCTCCAGAGGTGAAATCCAACCCCAGATCTGAGCAGGGAAagctccagctgtgctgcaaCACAACCCAGGGCTGGAAGCcacaggcagcacagcacagcatggctcAGCTAAACAAGATGGAGCTCAAACCTGGCAGGTAATTAAACCTCCCGCTTAATGAGACTATTGAATGTGCTAATAAATAGTAGCAGCTATGAATGAGGGGTGGAAGATCTAACCTGTGCTTAACAAGAAGCTGTGCTCAATCACACCTCGATTCAATCAGCGTGGCCACTGGCTGCACCGGGGGCTTGTGGCTCCAGTTGCTGTGAACAGACTTGGGGGGAAAACAGTGGTTGCAGCCCTGTGTGGACTGGCACTTGGGTAAATCACATTCCCAGCTCCAGTGCTGGTCAGttatccctcctctctcctcacttGCCCCAAGCCCAGTAAAATTCTTGAAATTGGGCTTTGAAGGTGCAGCGAGGCTCAAGCACCAAAgccccccctcccttcccagtGGGCTGCTCCCCATCACCATTTCTTTCCCCTGTGATGGTCTCATTGATGCCAGGAGTCTGTGAGTGCTCCTGGCAGATCCACGTGCATCCATGTGAGTGCTCCATGGCATCCCTCCAGAGCTCTGTCATCAGGATGTGCCCCTGATGGCAGAGCTGTCACAGCTGGTCTGGGGTGCCCCACTCCTCCTGGCCCCACTGCCTCCCTCCTGGCCCCAGGCTGATCTCCTGGACCACCCCATGGGGATTTGGGGCTTCCAGCAGTTGGGgccaaggaaaaaacccaccctggaAAAAAAGCCCTGGGCCAAGTGACTCAACACACATCATGTCAGGGAGGGTTCGCGAGCAGTACTGGTGGGGACAGGACTGCAGGTTATGCCAACGCAGAAGCAAATGTCACCAGGAGAtactggggcagggggtgctgctGGCACACTGCCTGGGCCGTGGGGGTCTCATTCTCGTAATAAACCAAGTCTCCCTTGTTTCATCTCAAATCCGCTGCTGCTCCTCTCCATTTCATGCTGTTCAGAGCAGTCTGACACAGCCGGGATCTGGCCAGCCCACCCCAAGACCGTGCAGCTCTTGGGGGTCCCAGACACATCCTGGGGGTCCACTGCAGGGACAAGGGACAGGGAGCAGGCAAGTCCCTCCCACCCCGCATGCCACACAGGACCCACACTGGGAAGCAGCCAGGCTCAGGTTTCTCCAGGCTTTTCCAGAGCAAATTCCTCCCAAGAACAAACCCATCAGCAAATTCTTGGGGAAATGGTTGCAGCTGTGAGCAGGAGGGACAGGGGGTTCTCAGGCAGGCCCTGAGAAGCAGTGGCTGGGTGGCAAGAGATGCTCCAGGGATGTGAGGGAGGTCCGCACCCAGAGGCTGCAGGCTCCTTCTCCCCAAAAACCACGGCTCAGTGGGGCTGGATGCAGCTTGGCGTCTCCCTGCAGGAATCCCCCTGCTTTCACTGGGGCTTTTCCACCAGCCCCATCCAAGAACAGGTCGTATAATCCGGGGCCAGAAACCAAACAGGCGGTGGCAGCTGCATGCCTGGAGACCCCCTGACTCTGCCCACCACCTGGCCCCCCCAGCTGACACGGCCATGCCAACTTTGACACCTCGGCACCGGGTTAGCGCAGTTCCCACCACCCCGCCACATGCCAGGCTCCCCCCGCACCCCTGACCCTGCAGCAAACAGGAGCACCCCCTAAACATGCCTACACCCCCAAAGCCTGAGGGGCTGACCCGGCGGAGGGCGGCAGAGAGGTGCAGGCAGGCGAGTGCAGGCAGGCGAGTGCAGGCAGCAGGCTGCGGGGTCTCTGCTGCCACCTCCAGGGCACTGCTGGCCTCGTCCCCATCCCCTTGCCGTGACACTGTCCCTGTACCTGGGGCCTGCAGATCCTGAAGCAATCCATGGCCACCACAGTCTCCCCCCATCTCCCTGCACCCCAAAAACCAAGCTCTCCATCCCCATGAGCTCACTCTGGGAACGCCCACTGCAACGTAGTGTCCTGAGGGGCTTGGGAACcctcctggggtgcagggacTCTCTGCTCAGCCTGCCGTGGGTGCACGGGGCTGCACAGTCTCCCCCGCCAGGGTGGGTGCTCCACAGGGTGCTGCCAGCTCAGTGGCACCATGCCCTGCACCCGCTGTCCCCTTTGccaccctccctcccttcctttccccagcCTCCAGCAGTGTCAGTGAGGCTGGGACGCAGCCAGGGAAGGTGACCCACCACCAGtgccccagcaccccctgccACCAGGGACgggcactggggagggggagcctGCCCGCCCCTCCTTCCCACAAGAGGCTGCCCATTTCCAGGCGTCATTAAAGAGCAATTAGCTGGAAATTAAGCTGAGAACAAGTATTGATTAGCTCATTAAGGCTGGGGGAGCCGGCTGTGGCAGTAGGAATTGCTGCTGCTCGCCCTCATTATGGGCAAGGTTAAAGCTTGTGGTCGGGCAGCTCATTAAAAATGCCAGGGACCAATCGATGTCCCCAGCCTAGTGCcgcccagcacccccagcaccccatggGGACACCCAGCCACTGCCTTTCAGGGTCTGGCCTGTGACCTCTGGGATGAACTGGTTTGGGAACAGACCAAGCATCCTTGCTCCCCTGCATCCATTGCTCCATCCTGGAATCCCCTGCTGAGGCTTGTCACCTTTGGGCTTGTCAGCCCGCCAAAACTCACCAGCCATGGGGTCATCTTTCTCTCCCCCCAGCCAGAGGACCTGTGAGGACAGGTCCCCCCCCCTAGTCCAGCAAAGTGACAGAGTCTGTGGGCTCTCAGCAGTGCTGCCAGCGTCAGGAGAGATCAGCCAGCATGGCTGGTTTGCAGGACAGCACCCTAGAACTGAGTTTGTCAGGTCTCAGCCTAGCACTGCCAGCTTGTGCAGGTGGGGGACAGACCAAAGGGGATCTCAGGGATGGGATAAAAGCAGCTGGGGACAAGCGGACAGGGAAAAGACTGTGCGGCTGAGTGTTGCCATGACACTCTGCCCTGCACCTCAGCCCCCCCCTGTGGGGGCTCCTCAGGTGAGCCCAGACCCTGCCCGGTCACCCAGCCAGACCCAGCCACCCCCGAGCCCCTGTATCTCCAGTCCCCTGTCCCCTCTGGTGTCCCTCCCATCCCCATCTTTGCCTCTCACAGCCACCAGCAGCTCAGGGCCAGCTCCCAGCCAGTGCACACAGGGAGGGTGTCCCCACACAGGCTGGTGGTa of the Strix aluco isolate bStrAlu1 chromosome 7, bStrAlu1.hap1, whole genome shotgun sequence genome contains:
- the KAZALD1 gene encoding kazal-type serine protease inhibitor domain-containing protein 1, translating into MSEVKTLSSSCLMLSLLSLHWASLQLGQAFPSTSDYLQRGWQRLLEEGEGCTECRPEECPAPRGCLAGMVRDACDCCWECANLEGQICDLDNTNHFYGKCGEHLECRLDAGDLRHGEVPEPQCVCLSRLALCGSDGKTYTQICRFLEAARAHPDANLTMAHEGPCESEPQITSPPYDTWNITGQDVIFGCEVFAYPMASIEWRKDGMEMLLPGDDPHISVQFRGGPQKYEVTGWLQIQGVRVTDEGTYRCFARNSVGEVVALASLTVFTPDQLNLTGFSLPKPRTTPEDYMESEEDYY